A segment of the Siphonobacter curvatus genome:
CGCTCCGGGCGAGTACGACCGGGCCGGACCGAACCGGCTGGTGACCATCAATGCCAACTTGCAGAAAATCGATTTGGGAACGGCCCAGAAAGCCGTACAACAGGCCATCAAAGACGCGGGTGACCCACCCCGGGGGGTGATTGTTGAGCTGAAAGGACAGACCCAACTGCTGACGGATACGCTCAGTGGTTTGCAAACGGGTTTGATCGTAGCTATCGTCATTATTTTCCTGCTGCTGAGTGCGAATTACCAGTCGCTGAAATTATCACTGGTGATACTGTCGGCCGTACCCGCCGTAGTTGCCGGAGCCTTGCTGATGCTGCTGGCCTGCGGGGCTACGCTGAATCTGCAATCGTACATGGGCCTCATTATGTCGGTAGGGGTATCGGTAGCGAATGCCATTCTGATGGTTACCAATGCCGAAAACTTGCGGCTTTCCATTCGAAACGCCAACCGGGCCGTAGTACTAGCGGCGGGTAGCCGGATTCGTCCCATTCTGATGACCAGTATTGCAATGGTGGCGGGGATGTTACCCATGGCCTCGGGTCTGGGTGAAGGGGGTGATCAGATTTCACCGCTGGGACAGGCCGTTATCGGAGGTCTGGTGGCTTCAACCCTGGCCGCCCTGCTGATTCTGCCCTGTGTGTTCACGCAGGTACAGGCGAAAGCCTCCTTCCAGTCGGTATCCCTGGATCCCGAAGATCCCGAAAGCAAATCTTTTCAACTTCAAGAAGAAACGGTATGAAACCCTCATTTAATTGGCTCCTGATTCCGGCTCTGGCTAGTCTGTACGCTTGCAGTTCCGCCGGAAGTGAAACAAAAAAAGCGGAGGCAAAACCCGCCGCTCCGGCCCGGCTCGAATCCACGCAGGTACGAGAAATGCAACCCAGTAAAGAAGTAACCCTACCCGGCGAATTACTGCCCTGGAACCGGGTAAATCTATACGCCAAAGTAAAAGGCTTCGTCCGTCAGGTCAGCGTAGACCGTGGTACCTGGGTTCGCAAAGGGCAGGTACTCGTGCAACTCGAAGCCCCGGAAGTACTGGCGGAGGTCAATCAGGCCCAGGCTCAAGTACAGGCTCAGCAGGCCAATCTTATCCAGCAACAATCCAAATACCGGGCCAGTAAGCTCACCTATCGCCGATTGCTGGAAACCAACCGGATGGAAGGAGCAGTTTCTTTGCAGGAAATCGATCAGGCTCAATCCCGAATGGAGGCCGACAGTGCGTTGGTACTATCCGCTCAGGAAAGCGTGCAGGCATCAAAAGCCAATCTGCGGAGTAAGCAGGATTTAAAACAGTACCTGACGCTGACAGCTCCCTTCGACGGGGTGATTATCGAACGGAATATCAGTCCTGGAGCCCTGGTCGGAGCGGGAGAAGCCGGAAAGCCTCTCTTGGTACTGGAAGACAGCCGCACGCTCAGGCTCACGGTAGCCATTCCCGAAGCCTATGCCAATCAGCTGGGTAAAAAGAGTACGGTCGATTTTACGGTGAACGCCATTCCCGAACGCGTATTTAAAGGAAGTCTGGCCCGTAGTGCCGAAAGTCTGCAGGCCGCCCAGCGTTCGATGATGGCTGAATTTGATATTCCAAATACGAAAGGCGAACTGAAAGCAGGCATGTACGCTCAGGTACGACTGCCCGTCGAACGCTCGCAGCCTACGCTATTTGTACCTCGAACGGCGGTTGTGACTTCTTCGGAAAAAGTATTCGTGATTCGAATGAATGGCGACAAAGCCCAATGGGTAACCGTTGATACCGGAAACACACTCGATAGTTTAGTGGAAGTATTCGGAAACGTAAAAGCCGGAGACGTACTGGTACGAAAAGCTTCCGAAGAAATTCGGGACGGGCAGACGGTGCGGGTGAATTAGTAGGGGACAGTTGTTTGTTAATAGTGGTTCGTTTCCCACTGAAAACGGTTTTGGATTAGTGACCGTTAACCGAAGGATATAAACGAAAACACCCCCGAAGCGATCAGCTTCGGGGGTGTTTTCGTATTCAAATCTGAACTAACTCAAACGTTAAACAACTTAAACTTAATTACACATGGAACCGCTCAAACCACTACTTACAGAATGTATCCGATTCGATGTCTATTTTGTATAGGGTCTGCTGTAGCGTCGTATCCTTTTGCGTAAAAGGCCAGCCAATGGCTGGATTGGGCGTAGCACGGAATCGGTACCGCTTACCGATTTCAAGTCGATTGGAAGCCACGGTCCGAACGGTACGGTATATGGTGATCAGATCTACCCAATCGTCTGTACCGACAATCTGGTACTGAACTCGCAACTCCGCGGGTAATTTGGCTTCATCCACCTGACGTCCCTGTGGACAGATGACATCCAGTTGTACGGATACTTTAGAAGGAGGTCGTTCGAAGCTAATTGGGGCATTGATTGTCCGCGTATCACATAAATCTACCGCTTCGGAAACGTAAACAGGCGTCGTCTGATCTCCACCGTAGTAATTATTAGCCCGGAATACTTGTAATTTCACCTTCCGCTGGATCATACCCGAAAACGTTCGCTGAGCTCCGTTGTTCAAATTCACGTAAGTCTCATAAACGGTTTGATTGGTAGTTGCATCGACCAGTTTAGCATAATACAGAATATCTACGCCCGATAAATTGGTTTGGAATCGGAAGGTTGGTCCCACTTCACAAATATCCTGCGTCTCGGCCAACGCATAGTGTGTCAGTTGGGAGAGCTGCGTTTTAACGAATAACTGATTGTTCTGAGCATTCCGTTGCAGGCGTAGGGGAGCCTGCTGTACCCAGGCATTGCGGGTAACATCAAACATCCAAAAGGGAATAGAATCGCCTTCTTTAGGTAGCTGCCCGTTCAATAATCGCTTATTGGGCTGAATCGCCACGCTTACTTCCGTCGGTGCGGACGTGCGTCGCAGTAATTGCCCCTCGCGGGTGAATCCTTCCAGTTGAAAGAATACGAGGCCTTCAAATATAAATGCTGGAAGTTTTTGACCGTTTTGACCAATCCCGTTGAATGATCGGATGGAATTATTGGGCAGATACGTCGAAGCTACTTGGGGCGTATAGTAATAGAGGGTAGTTTTGGTTTCACCCCGGGCGGATTGACCGTCGATCGTACTCAAAGCAGTATTCTGGGGCAAAACCCACTGAGCGTTGGCTCCGTTAATAGCAGCAGTCTGGATCGTGTGAGCAGCTGTAGTGTGATCTTGCTGGGAGGCGGCAACACCCGTTGGGGGCTGACTGGAATTAATCAACGGGACTGTAGTTGTGACATTATTAGGGGTGCTCAGCTGCCACTGCGAAAGTCTGCTCAAATACCCCGTTGCCTCTGCCCATACCGTTACATTAACCGGATCCTGGCTGGAGGGTAAGTCTTGAGGGTCAACCGCTAAACCCAGAAAACCTTCCGAACTAGGTTTAATAAGTTCTCCACCCGTCAGATTTTTAATACGTCTGGCATCTTCGCCAACCACGGCTACTTGTAAATTGGGTGGTGTTTTAATTCGGGACCCGGCATTCGCATCCGTGTATTGGATATGAAGCGTAGCCTGGGTGAGTGGATCTTTGAATTGAAATTCAATTCCTTCGAAAGGATTTTCGCAGCCGAAACTAATGCCCATCAGGGAAAGGCAAAGTAGCGTACTGAAACGATAGAAGACCTTTTTCATAACGTCTGGCGGAACGTGATTCAAATGGATGTAAATGGAAATCAGCCCCTAAAAAAGCATTCTACAGCTTTAAAACCTACGAATCGGGTAAGTAGAGCCACAAAATGGCAAAAAAAAAACCCTCGAACATCCGCCAATGCTCGAGGGCACAAGTGTCTCAAGTATTCGTCAATACTTATTTGATCTTGTTTGTAAAATATTTTACAAAAAGACCGGACCAATTATAAAATGTTAAGTATAAGGGACGAGTGGGGATTATGAATGAGAATAGTATTCTACAAATACCCCAATATAGGTAAATATATTCACATATTCTATGCAAGAATCATGATAAAATTCTGTTATAATAGACTTTAGTAGATATTTTTTCGTAATCCATCTTGTTGAGTGCAAAACTTGTACCGTTTTCGCTGGTCTAGTCTATTTGCTGATTGGTGGCATAAATGTGGATACTGGTCCCGGTCTTGTCATTCAACGTTGAGGCTTGCGTAGTTTAGCAATGTACTGTTGATACATTTCATGCAATTACTGAAAAGCCTGTTACTGGTAGGAGTGGTAGTGGTATTGTTTTCTCAGGCTACTTTTTCACCAAAAAATCAATCATTGCTTTCCGATTCTTTACTAACGGGCGAACAACTAGCTCATCGGTATTGTCAGGGGTGCCATTTATTTCCTGACCCCTCCTTGCTCGATAAACAAACTTGGGAGAAAGGCGTATTGCCCTATATGGGTCGGAGACTTGGGATTCGGTCTTCAGCCATTGATCCGTACCGGGGTCTATTCGCTGAGGAGAAGCAAAAGGTTATGGCTGCTGGATTGTATCCCCGTAAGCCACTATTATCAAAAGCCGATTGGCAGAAGATTGTGAGCTACTACCGAACCCAGGCTCCTGAAAAACTCGCACCGCCAAGGACCGTTACCAATCCGTACCCATCGCTACCTAACTTCAGCGTACGGGCAATTTCTTTTCAAGACGATCATACACCCCAAACTACTTTGCTCACCTACGATACGCTTTCTCATCAGCTCTTTGTAGGAGACCGTCAGAAGAAATTATGGGTACTCGACTCGGAATTTAAGTTACAGCATGAACATCACCTGGATAGTCCGCCATCGGCCCTGCGTGTACAAGCCAATGGTGAGTTACAGGTCCTGACCATGGGCAGTTTAATGCCCTCGGACTTGAATCTGGGCAATCTACTATGCATCGATTCGGGCGGTGCCATTCGCTTGCAGTTGCATTCCTTACCACGCCCCGTACACTTCACCGAATGCGATCTTAATCAGGATGGCAAAAAAGACGTTATCGTATGTGGTTTCGGTCATCAGCTGGGACAGTTGGCCTGGTATGAAAGCTATCAGGAATCCAATCCAGTCGTACACATCCTGAAAGCCCTGCCCGGAGCCCGTAAAGCAGTTGTCGAGGATTTCAACCGGGACGGACGACCCGATATAGTAGTGCTAATGGAGCAGGCTCAAGAAGGCGTTTATTTATTTACCAACGAAGGCCAGGGCGAGTTTCGAGAACAAGCTTTGCTTCAGTTTCCTCCCGTGTATGGGTTAAGCTCCATGGAAGTCCTTGATTTTAACGGGGACGGTTATCTGGATCTGCTAGTAAGCAACGGTGATAATTGGGACTATACGAATATTCTAAAAAATTACCACGGTATCCGACTGTATCTCAACGACGGAGAAAATCACTTTAAAGAGGCCTGGTTTTATCCGCTGTACGGGGCCAATCAGGTCGTAGCGGCTGATTTTGATCAGGATGGCGATTTGGATCTGGCGGCGATTTCTTTCTTTCCCGACATGATACA
Coding sequences within it:
- a CDS encoding efflux RND transporter periplasmic adaptor subunit: MKPSFNWLLIPALASLYACSSAGSETKKAEAKPAAPARLESTQVREMQPSKEVTLPGELLPWNRVNLYAKVKGFVRQVSVDRGTWVRKGQVLVQLEAPEVLAEVNQAQAQVQAQQANLIQQQSKYRASKLTYRRLLETNRMEGAVSLQEIDQAQSRMEADSALVLSAQESVQASKANLRSKQDLKQYLTLTAPFDGVIIERNISPGALVGAGEAGKPLLVLEDSRTLRLTVAIPEAYANQLGKKSTVDFTVNAIPERVFKGSLARSAESLQAAQRSMMAEFDIPNTKGELKAGMYAQVRLPVERSQPTLFVPRTAVVTSSEKVFVIRMNGDKAQWVTVDTGNTLDSLVEVFGNVKAGDVLVRKASEEIRDGQTVRVN
- a CDS encoding FG-GAP repeat domain-containing protein, yielding MQLLKSLLLVGVVVVLFSQATFSPKNQSLLSDSLLTGEQLAHRYCQGCHLFPDPSLLDKQTWEKGVLPYMGRRLGIRSSAIDPYRGLFAEEKQKVMAAGLYPRKPLLSKADWQKIVSYYRTQAPEKLAPPRTVTNPYPSLPNFSVRAISFQDDHTPQTTLLTYDTLSHQLFVGDRQKKLWVLDSEFKLQHEHHLDSPPSALRVQANGELQVLTMGSLMPSDLNLGNLLCIDSGGAIRLQLHSLPRPVHFTECDLNQDGKKDVIVCGFGHQLGQLAWYESYQESNPVVHILKALPGARKAVVEDFNRDGRPDIVVLMEQAQEGVYLFTNEGQGEFREQALLQFPPVYGLSSMEVLDFNGDGYLDLLVSNGDNWDYTNILKNYHGIRLYLNDGENHFKEAWFYPLYGANQVVAADFDQDGDLDLAAISFFPDMIQHPEQGFMYFNNLGNLNFEAHTVPEAAKGKWLTMEVADYDQDGDLDLILGSYLYSLMDLGTLTLQGQKKFPQLLILNNGLRQPAP